The Bacillus sp. B-jedd sequence AGGCAATGCTCATCCAGCAATTTCAGCAAATACTGCTTATTGAACAGATGATCCGTATTGCTTTCGCGGATGATATCTTTTGCCCACGTATTCATTTCGTCCTTTAGCCAGTGGCGGATCGGAACAGGGAATCCGAGCTTTTTCCTGTCCAGGACATGCGCAGGGACAAAGCTTTCAGCTGCTTTCCGCAAAATATACTTCGTTGTTCCGTTGGCCGTCTTCAAATCGGACGGGATTCTGGATGCAACCGAGAACACTTCCTTATCAAGGAACGGAACTCGGAGCTCAAGCGAGTGGGCCATCGTCATCTTATCTGCTTTCAGAAGGATATCGCCCCGCATCCACGTATGGATATCAATGTACTGCATCCGGTCGACTGGGTTATAGCCTTCACTTTCGGCATAGAGTTTTTTCGTGATATCTGTGAAATCCAGGCCTTCCCTATAAACATTCAACAGCTCGCGCTTTTCTTCTTCGGTATACATTTTTGCATTCCCGATATAGCGTTCCTCCATCGGTGTGACTCCGCGCTCAATGAAGCTCTTTCCCTTCGTGCCCTCCGGCATCATGCCGGCAATCCCCTTCAAAAGGACCTTCCCGACCCGAGGGATTTTATTGAACATCTTTAGGTCGCCTGGTTCGCGGTAAATGTTATAACCGCCGAATAGCTCATCGGCGCCTTCACCTGAGAGGACGACTGTAACATGCTTCCTGGCTTCGCGCGCGACGAAGTATAAAGGCACGCAAGCCGGGTCTGCGAGCGGGTCATCCATATGCCATATAATTTTCGGAACTTCCGCCATATATTCTTCAGGAGTAATTACGTAGCTGATGTTTTCAACGCCAAGCTTGTCGGCGGTTTCTTTTGCCACATCAATTTCACTGAATCCATTCCGTTCAAAACCGACGGAGAATGTTTTGATGGATGGATGAAATTCTTTGGCGATCGAAGCGATAATCGAAGAATCGATGCCGCCTGAAAGGAAAGAACCGACCGGTACATCGCTTCGCATATGAATTTTGACAGAATCGAATAAAACGTCCCTGATTTCTTTGACGAATTCATCCTCAGACCTTAACACAGGAGAGAAATTCGCTTTCCAGTAACGCTTGATTTCCATTTTCCCGCCGGCTTTTTTCGTAAAGTAATGGCCAGGCTCAAGCTTATGGATGCCCTCGGTCATCGTTTCCGGCTCGGGAACGAATTGATACGTCAAATAATGCTGCAGGGAATCATAATTGAGTTCATCCTTGTCTATTGCCATCAGGATACTCTTTTTCTCCGAAGCGAAGAAAGTCCGGCCTTCATTTTCATAATAGAAAAATGGCTTAATTCCGAAATGGTCACGGGCGCCAAACAATGTTTTTTCTTGCTTATCCCAAATAACGAACGCGAACATGCCGCGCAGTTTTGTAACCGCCTTTTCCTTCAGGTGGCTATATAGGGCGATAATTACTTCGGTATCAGAGCTTGTCGCAAAAGTAAGGCCCTCTTTCAGGAGTTCCTCGCGGAGCTCTACATAGTTGTAGACCTCGCCGTTAAAGATGATCCAATAACGCTCATTTTCGTATGTGAGCGGCTGGGAGCCGCATTCAAGGTCAATGATGCTCAAACGCCTGAATCCAAATTGGACATGCTCGTCATAATAATAGCCCGCATCATCCGGGCCACGGTGGGTGATAATATCATTCATGCTTGTAAAAAGCTGTTTATCTTCGTCTTTAAAGTTCTTTTTCTCTTCATGCACACAGCCAATAAAACCGCACATTTAGTCGTTCACCTACTCCGATCATTGCTATTTAAAGTCTATTTTTGGCAAAGCTTCCACCATCCAAAACTTGCACCATTTTATACTACCATTTTTCTATAGGAAATTGCACTTTGAGCTATAGGAAAATTCATCCTCCAGATGAATTTTGTGCAAATCCGCCCTGTTGATTATCCATTCCTTACAATATGACGGAAAAAGAAAACGGGAGTTACATTATAAAATGCAACTCCCGTGTCCGATTATTGTTTTGCCTGGCTTTTAAGGGCTTCAGCTTTATCAGTACGTTCCCATGGAAGGTCGACATCGATGCGGCCGAAGTGGCCATAGGCCGCTGTTGCCCTGTAAATAGGGCGGCGGAGGCCAAGCATGTTAATGATGCCTGCTGGGCGAAGGTCAAAGTTATTCTCAATCAGTTCAACCAGAACCTCTTCGCTCACAGTTCCTGTTCCAAATGTATCAACAGAGATGGATACCGGGCGGGCGACACCGATTGCATAGGCAAGCTGGACTTCAACTTTATCAGCGAGGCCTGCGGCAACGATGTTTTTCGCCACATAACGCGCCGCATAGGCTGCGGAACGGTCAACCTTAGTCGGATCTTTTCCGGAGAAAGCGCCGCCGCCATGGCGCGCATAGCCGCCATAAGTATCAACGATGATTTTGCGGCCAGTCAAGCCCGCATCCCCCTGCGGTCCGCCGATGACGAAACGGCCCGTCGGGTTGATGAAATATTTCGTCTTATCATCAATCAGCTCCTTTGGTACTACCGGGCCGATGACGTGTTCTTTCAGATCGCTCTGGATTTGCTCAAGTGTCGCTTCAGGACCATGCTGGGTAGAAATAACGATTGTATCAATCCGGACAGGCTTATTGTTTTCATCATATTCTACCGTCACCTGTGTTTTTCCATCCGGGCGAAGGTATGGGAGTGTTTCATTCTTGCGTACTTCTGTCAGCCTGCGGGCAAGCTTGTGAGCCAGTGAAATTGGAAGAGGCATCAGCTCCTCGGTTTCATTGCAGGCAAAGCCGAACATCAAGCCTTGGTCTCCCGCGCCGATTGCTTCAATTTCCTCATCGGACATGCTTCCTTCACGGGCTTCGAGCGCCTGGTCGACACCCATTGCGATATCCGCTGATTGCTCGTCAATTGACGTAAGTACTGCGCATGTGTCTGCATCAAAACCGTATTTTGCACGTGTATATCCAATCTCACGGATTGTCTCACGGACAATTTTCGGAATGTCAACATAAGTTGAAGTCGTAATTTCTCCCGCAACAAGCACAAGCCCTGTCGTTACGGAAGTTTCTGCCGCGACACGGGCATTAGCGTCCTGCGCCAGGATGGCATCTAAAATTGAATCAGAAATTTGGTCACAGATTTTATCTGGATGACCTTCGGTTACCGATTCAGAAGTGAACAAACGGCGTTTTGATGGCATCTGAATTCCTCCTGTTATCTTTATAAATGAGGCGGGCTTCCTGGTTCTTTTCCGTCCTGCCGCCAACCTCGGTTTCACGGTACTCATTTCCCTAAGTAGTATGAAGTAAACATTAGGTTTTTATGAATGGCTCATCACTGACCATGCTGATTAGTAAGGCGTTGCAGCCAGATAAAAAACCTTTCCTGCCTGAGGAAAGGTTTGTCTTTTTGCTTCCGCCTTTCGCTCTTATCGTTCAAGGCTAACGCCTTGCGTCAGGTTTGGCACCTTTGCCCAGGAAAATTCCTGTAAAGCAGGTTGCCGGGTTTCATAGGGCCTGTCCCTCCACCGGCTCAGGATAAGAGAGTATCCGTTCAAGGTAAAATCATACCATACTGCGGATGCATGTCAATGAATTTTTTTCGCACAAATAAATCAGCTTTCATACCATTTTGCCCATGCTTTTATGGGTGCTATAATTAAACCGCAAATCTTAAATCAATTGGTTCGGTTCCACTGGATCTGCTTAAAGGGAGCAGCTGCCATTTGTACATTCCCTGCCCATCCATTTGAATCGGTTCCTTGCGACCCAGCGGTAAAAAGGATTGCCAAGATAACCGGCAAACGGCAGGTGCAGCAATAGGGCCGGCAGGAATGTGAGCGGGAACTGAAGGAGCAATTTCCTCATTGCATAAAACCCTTTAAAAACCCGGCCTTGTTCATCTAGCAGGTGTAATTCCCTGCGGAGGTCGGCAGCCCTGAAGGAAGGCTTTCTCCCTTCATGTTCATATTGCTGCAATGATATCCAGCTGACTCTATTCAACCAGTCCAGTTTTTGTGACTTCGCTTTAGATTTCAGGCAAAGGACACAATTGCCATCATAAAGGGCTACATACTTCATTGGCCGTCCCTCCAAAAAAAAGTGAGATTTGCAGGTTATTAGTATAGACCAATTGAACGATTGTGCTATACTATTTAAGAATGTAATACGGATGAAAAAACAAAGGATAAAGGGGAAATCATTACATGCATGGCGTTCATAATCCAGATGCTCCGATTAAACTTTTAAATGAAGGCGCTTTAAAAATTCAGCTGTCCGTACCGCAATTGGTTGAAAAGGTGTTAAGCCGCGGCGAAGGGCTGCTGACCTCGACAGGCGCGGTCAGCGTTTCCACTGGAAAATATACTGGCCGTTCCCCGGAAGATAAATTCATTGTCGATGAAGCTTCATCAAGGGATAAAATCGACTGGGGCAAAATTAACCGGCCGATTTCCGAAAAAGCATTTTCTACTCTCTATAATAAAGTAATTGATTATTTAAAACAAAAAAATGAAGTCTTCGTTTTTAATGGATTCGCTGGCGCGGATAAACGATACCAGCTGCCGATTCAAGTAATTAATGAATTTGCCTGGCACAATCTTTTTGCCCAACAGCTGTTCATCCGTCCTGATGAAAGCCAACTCGCGGGCCACAATCCCGAATTTACAATTATCTCGGCACCCGGCTTCAAGGCGGATCCTGAAACAGACGGGACGCATTCGGAAACGTTCATCATCATTTCTTTTGAAAAAAGGACGGTTCTGATTGGCGGCACAGAATATGCGGGAGAAATGAAAAAATCGATCTTCTCTGTTATGAACTACCTGCTGCCGGAGTCTGGCATTATGCCAATGCATTGTTCCGCGAATGTGGGGGCTGAAGGGGATGTCGCCCTGTTCTTCGGCTTGTCGGGAACCGGAAAAACGACCTTATCCGCCGACCCGAACCGCCGTCTTATCGGCGATGATGAACATGGCTGGTCAGCAAACGGTGTTTTCAATATCGAGGGTGGATGCTATGCAAAAACCATCAGCCTCAGCAGGGAAAAGGAACCACAAATTTTCGATGCCATTTGCTTCGGCTCAGTGCTGGAAAATGTCGCGGTCGATACGGACACACGGCTTGCCGATTATGATGACGGTGAATTAACTGAAAACACGCGCGCCGCTTATCCGCTTGAGGCAATAAAGAACATCGTGATGCCGAGTGTCGCTGGACACCCGAATACCATTGTGTTTTTGACAGCGGATGCTTTCGGCGTTTTACCGCCTATAGCAAAATTGACGAAGGAACAAGCCATGTATCATTTCCTGAGCGGCTACACATCGAAGCTTGCTGGGACTGAGCGGGGCATCACTTCTCCGCAGGCCACTTTCTCAACCTGCTTTGGCGCGCCATTCTTGCCGCTGCCAGCAAACCGCTACGCCGAAATGCTCGGTGAAAAGATCCTGGAACACAATGTACGCGTTTTTCTCGTCAATACTGGCTGGACTGGCGGGGAATACGGAACAGGCAGCAGGATGAAACTGTCTTATACAAGAGCAATGGTCCAGGCAGCGCTTGAAGGTGAATTGAACAATATCGAAACAGTCCGGGACGAAATCTTCGGCCTGCATGTGCCTTTGCATGTGCCGGGTGTACCAGATGAAGTCCTTCAGCCGGAAAAAACGTGGGACAACGTGGACGCATACAGGCAAAAGGCGCACGAGCTTGCTTCCCAATTCCGAGAGAATTTTAAAAAGTTTGCGGGTGCCAATCCGGAAATTGCCGAAAAAGGCGGACCCATCGGCCTCAGGTGATTTTGCTTTTCGGAGAAAAATTGCAAATAATAAGAACCCCCGGCTATTCAACCTTCGCCGGGGGTTCTTATCCTTTTCATCAATTTGGTGAATACAAGGAAATGAGTTCATAGGTGATCCTCGTGGTGCTTCCTTCCCATTCCACTTTCATGATTTTCGCTGTTCCACTGGAATCAGCGTCGATTGTTCTCCTGATATCGATTGGGATATCAATCGGATAAAGGCGGTAGCCTTCCTTTTCCAGCAGGAATAAGTTTTCTTCCAGGCGCTGTTCCCTTCCTTTTGTCACAATCATCGTATTCAATTCAAGAGGCATGCCCATTCTTGCCTTTCCCCCTTAGAGTTTATTCACTACATAGGTTGTAATTAAGATTAGTTACAAACGAGTACGAGGTGGGTTGATTTCCGCTCCGGGCATTCGCTTTCCGCGGGGCATCAGTGGAGCCTCCTCGTCGCATTGCTCCTGTGGGGTCTCCA is a genomic window containing:
- the asnB gene encoding asparagine synthase (glutamine-hydrolyzing); translated protein: MCGFIGCVHEEKKNFKDEDKQLFTSMNDIITHRGPDDAGYYYDEHVQFGFRRLSIIDLECGSQPLTYENERYWIIFNGEVYNYVELREELLKEGLTFATSSDTEVIIALYSHLKEKAVTKLRGMFAFVIWDKQEKTLFGARDHFGIKPFFYYENEGRTFFASEKKSILMAIDKDELNYDSLQHYLTYQFVPEPETMTEGIHKLEPGHYFTKKAGGKMEIKRYWKANFSPVLRSEDEFVKEIRDVLFDSVKIHMRSDVPVGSFLSGGIDSSIIASIAKEFHPSIKTFSVGFERNGFSEIDVAKETADKLGVENISYVITPEEYMAEVPKIIWHMDDPLADPACVPLYFVAREARKHVTVVLSGEGADELFGGYNIYREPGDLKMFNKIPRVGKVLLKGIAGMMPEGTKGKSFIERGVTPMEERYIGNAKMYTEEEKRELLNVYREGLDFTDITKKLYAESEGYNPVDRMQYIDIHTWMRGDILLKADKMTMAHSLELRVPFLDKEVFSVASRIPSDLKTANGTTKYILRKAAESFVPAHVLDRKKLGFPVPIRHWLKDEMNTWAKDIIRESNTDHLFNKQYLLKLLDEHCLGKADNSRKIWTVLMFMVWHQVYVEEKYSFGTEKSFQAMN
- the metK gene encoding methionine adenosyltransferase yields the protein MPSKRRLFTSESVTEGHPDKICDQISDSILDAILAQDANARVAAETSVTTGLVLVAGEITTSTYVDIPKIVRETIREIGYTRAKYGFDADTCAVLTSIDEQSADIAMGVDQALEAREGSMSDEEIEAIGAGDQGLMFGFACNETEELMPLPISLAHKLARRLTEVRKNETLPYLRPDGKTQVTVEYDENNKPVRIDTIVISTQHGPEATLEQIQSDLKEHVIGPVVPKELIDDKTKYFINPTGRFVIGGPQGDAGLTGRKIIVDTYGGYARHGGGAFSGKDPTKVDRSAAYAARYVAKNIVAAGLADKVEVQLAYAIGVARPVSISVDTFGTGTVSEEVLVELIENNFDLRPAGIINMLGLRRPIYRATAAYGHFGRIDVDLPWERTDKAEALKSQAKQ
- a CDS encoding thiol-disulfide oxidoreductase DCC family protein: MKYVALYDGNCVLCLKSKAKSQKLDWLNRVSWISLQQYEHEGRKPSFRAADLRRELHLLDEQGRVFKGFYAMRKLLLQFPLTFLPALLLHLPFAGYLGNPFYRWVARNRFKWMGRECTNGSCSL
- the pckA gene encoding phosphoenolpyruvate carboxykinase (ATP), with translation MHGVHNPDAPIKLLNEGALKIQLSVPQLVEKVLSRGEGLLTSTGAVSVSTGKYTGRSPEDKFIVDEASSRDKIDWGKINRPISEKAFSTLYNKVIDYLKQKNEVFVFNGFAGADKRYQLPIQVINEFAWHNLFAQQLFIRPDESQLAGHNPEFTIISAPGFKADPETDGTHSETFIIISFEKRTVLIGGTEYAGEMKKSIFSVMNYLLPESGIMPMHCSANVGAEGDVALFFGLSGTGKTTLSADPNRRLIGDDEHGWSANGVFNIEGGCYAKTISLSREKEPQIFDAICFGSVLENVAVDTDTRLADYDDGELTENTRAAYPLEAIKNIVMPSVAGHPNTIVFLTADAFGVLPPIAKLTKEQAMYHFLSGYTSKLAGTERGITSPQATFSTCFGAPFLPLPANRYAEMLGEKILEHNVRVFLVNTGWTGGEYGTGSRMKLSYTRAMVQAALEGELNNIETVRDEIFGLHVPLHVPGVPDEVLQPEKTWDNVDAYRQKAHELASQFRENFKKFAGANPEIAEKGGPIGLR
- a CDS encoding DUF2584 domain-containing protein, producing MGMPLELNTMIVTKGREQRLEENLFLLEKEGYRLYPIDIPIDIRRTIDADSSGTAKIMKVEWEGSTTRITYELISLYSPN